The following are encoded in a window of Actinomycetota bacterium genomic DNA:
- a CDS encoding membrane dipeptidase → MGGAARRPGTEVHSGTPGPPGVSREAAEVHAAAPVVDLHCDAILQWRWLRADLSRRHRGNPLPSSPGMGHTDFPRLREGGVAVVTLGIPAPVVNAVDGPGVAEQMMLAAHAAMARDGRTRVLGTDEDPLQAKSQGELRAVFAIEGAHLVGFDLSVLPVWRSLGLRMVGPAHLLPNVACTPSSSPSGASKPLTRYGRALVEAVGSNGLVLDLAHMNRRGFDEALEIHDGPVMVSHTGIAGAHPLWRNVSDEQAMAIAERDGVIGIIFFPAFLRGSLSGSVEDVVDHVEAAAAVVGPDHVSIGTDFDGSITIPREMRRGAADLMLLTDAMLRRGIPAEDCVKILGSNALRVLRRAG, encoded by the coding sequence GTGGGTGGCGCGGCGAGGCGACCGGGGACTGAGGTCCACTCCGGCACGCCCGGCCCCCCGGGTGTGTCCAGGGAGGCGGCCGAGGTCCATGCGGCGGCGCCGGTCGTGGACCTTCACTGCGACGCGATCCTTCAGTGGCGCTGGCTGCGCGCGGACCTGTCCCGTCGCCACCGCGGCAACCCCCTGCCGTCGTCTCCGGGCATGGGGCATACCGACTTTCCCCGGCTGCGCGAAGGAGGGGTAGCCGTGGTGACCCTGGGCATCCCGGCTCCCGTGGTCAACGCTGTTGACGGGCCGGGGGTGGCGGAGCAGATGATGCTGGCCGCCCACGCGGCCATGGCGCGCGACGGCCGCACCCGTGTCCTGGGGACAGACGAGGACCCGCTGCAGGCCAAGTCGCAGGGCGAGCTTCGGGCCGTGTTCGCCATCGAGGGAGCGCACCTCGTGGGATTCGACCTGTCCGTCCTGCCGGTCTGGAGGTCACTCGGCCTGAGGATGGTCGGACCGGCGCACCTTCTGCCGAACGTCGCCTGCACGCCGTCGTCGTCGCCCAGCGGGGCCTCGAAGCCGCTCACCAGGTACGGACGCGCGCTGGTGGAGGCGGTGGGCTCCAACGGTCTCGTGCTGGACCTCGCCCACATGAACCGGCGCGGCTTCGACGAGGCGCTGGAGATCCACGACGGGCCGGTGATGGTCTCGCACACGGGGATCGCCGGAGCGCACCCGCTGTGGCGCAACGTCTCCGACGAGCAGGCGATGGCGATCGCCGAGCGAGACGGCGTCATCGGGATCATCTTCTTCCCCGCGTTCCTGCGGGGCTCGTTGTCCGGCAGCGTCGAGGACGTCGTGGACCACGTTGAGGCCGCGGCGGCCGTCGTGGGTCCGGACCACGTCTCGATCGGGACCGACTTCGACGGCTCGATCACCATCCCCCGCGAGATGCGCAGGGGCGCGGCGGACCTGATGCTGCTGACCGACGCGATGCTGCGCAGGGGGATCCCCGCCGAGGACTGCGTGAAGATCCTGGGCTCCAACGCCCTGCGTGTACTCCGGCGGGCCGGATGA
- a CDS encoding M20 family metallopeptidase, with the protein MSDDLAQLVREHVDPDEVVEICRDLVRAQSENPPGDEREVAAAAESWLDRLGLPHERVEPEPGRVNVLSRWGDGDGPVLAFNGHYDVVPATDADRWPHPPFSGAIQEGKLYGRGSSDMKAGIAACLASVSALKRAGVTPRGKLLIHLVADEEALGVHGTKYLVDEGLCDGIDECVVGEPTSLHLVTSERGALWLRIRTQGVSAHGSTPQLGVNAIGHMARVVQAVSQMRFRKLHPVLGAPTVNVGTIAGGAKVNSVADSCVIEIDRRTLPGEELEEVVAEFESALDPLRQADPELRASVEVHNWAEACETPDGTSMVGLLAQARDAFGAEGAELGYSGATDARFLINQAKIPTVIFGPGDIMLAHTTGEHVKLDELAMGARVYAHAFARFLGVS; encoded by the coding sequence ATGTCCGACGACCTGGCGCAGCTCGTCCGCGAGCACGTGGACCCCGACGAGGTGGTGGAGATCTGCCGCGACCTCGTCCGGGCTCAAAGCGAAAACCCGCCGGGCGACGAGCGCGAGGTCGCCGCCGCCGCCGAGTCGTGGCTTGACCGGCTCGGCCTGCCGCACGAGCGGGTGGAGCCGGAGCCGGGGCGCGTAAACGTCCTCAGCCGGTGGGGCGACGGCGACGGTCCGGTGCTGGCGTTCAACGGCCACTACGACGTCGTCCCCGCGACCGATGCCGACCGCTGGCCGCATCCACCGTTCTCGGGCGCCATCCAGGAGGGAAAGCTTTACGGACGCGGCTCCAGCGACATGAAGGCCGGCATTGCGGCATGCCTCGCCTCGGTTTCCGCTCTCAAGCGGGCGGGCGTCACCCCCCGCGGCAAGCTGCTGATCCACCTGGTTGCCGACGAGGAGGCGCTCGGCGTCCACGGCACGAAGTACCTGGTGGACGAAGGCCTGTGCGACGGGATCGACGAGTGCGTGGTCGGCGAGCCAACTTCGCTTCACCTGGTGACGTCCGAGCGCGGTGCGCTGTGGCTGCGGATCCGCACGCAAGGGGTTTCCGCCCACGGCTCGACCCCCCAGCTGGGCGTGAACGCGATCGGGCACATGGCGCGCGTCGTGCAGGCGGTGTCGCAGATGAGGTTCCGCAAGCTGCATCCCGTCCTCGGTGCCCCGACGGTCAACGTCGGGACGATCGCCGGCGGCGCGAAGGTCAACTCCGTCGCCGACAGCTGCGTCATCGAGATCGACCGCCGCACGCTGCCCGGCGAGGAGCTTGAGGAGGTCGTCGCAGAGTTTGAGTCCGCACTGGACCCGCTCAGGCAGGCCGACCCCGAGCTGCGGGCCAGCGTCGAGGTCCACAACTGGGCCGAGGCCTGCGAGACCCCGGACGGCACGTCCATGGTCGGGCTGCTCGCGCAGGCAAGGGACGCCTTTGGCGCCGAGGGGGCCGAGCTCGGCTATTCCGGCGCGACCGACGCCAGGTTCCTGATCAACCAGGCGAAGATCCCGACGGTCATCTTCGGGCCGGGCGACATCATGCTGGCGCACACAACCGGCGAGCACGTAAAGCTGGACGAGCTCGCTATGGGCGCCCGTGTGTACGCGCACGCCTTCGCCCGATTCCTGGGGGTGTCATGA
- a CDS encoding glycosyl hydrolase family 18 protein yields the protein MIRATRLSAAVALVLSLQPPPASAAPGIVLGWTTASTSSARTLASSAPGLNTLSPTWWHLKSDGTVSGTGDRALSDWAHSRGMKVWPLFGNGTNPDASHRAITDEGIRGRMIARVGELATAAGADGVNIDWENLHTADRDAFAAFVREASAAWRSRGLTVSVDVTPLSDTWEMGNWTAAYDRAALGEAVDYVVLMAYDQHNRLKPNGPTAALPWVEDSVRYLLRSVPAPKVILGVPFYSRDWTDSAPPEVVFMKNAPERLRSRGATSTWDAQLGLTYATYVRNGAEHRIWVEDERSLALKAALVDKYSLAGLAAWRLGFETPSAWRAVTGAAPPSRPAAQVARTPAPTPVPSPSPSPPTPLPLPPLPTLGPVTRAAGPAPKEQADRTAVTALAAVSLLLGLGAVGHSARRQRRSRRRG from the coding sequence TTGATCCGAGCGACGAGGCTGTCCGCGGCCGTCGCACTGGTGCTGTCGCTGCAGCCCCCGCCGGCGTCGGCGGCCCCCGGGATCGTGCTGGGCTGGACCACCGCGTCGACGTCCAGCGCACGCACGCTTGCTTCAAGCGCCCCGGGTCTGAACACGCTCTCCCCCACCTGGTGGCACCTGAAATCGGACGGGACCGTCTCCGGGACCGGCGACCGTGCGTTGTCCGACTGGGCGCACTCGCGCGGGATGAAGGTGTGGCCTCTGTTCGGCAACGGCACCAACCCCGACGCGTCGCACCGCGCCATTACCGACGAGGGCATCCGCGGGCGGATGATCGCGCGCGTCGGTGAGCTGGCGACGGCCGCCGGAGCCGACGGCGTCAACATCGACTGGGAGAACCTCCACACCGCAGACAGGGACGCTTTTGCCGCCTTCGTCCGGGAGGCCTCAGCCGCCTGGCGCTCGCGGGGGCTGACCGTGTCGGTGGACGTCACGCCGCTGTCCGACACGTGGGAGATGGGCAACTGGACGGCCGCCTACGACCGCGCCGCTCTGGGCGAAGCGGTCGACTACGTCGTGCTCATGGCCTACGACCAGCACAACCGCTTGAAGCCCAACGGTCCCACCGCCGCGCTTCCGTGGGTGGAGGACTCGGTCCGCTACCTGCTCCGAAGCGTCCCGGCCCCCAAGGTGATCCTCGGCGTCCCCTTCTACTCGCGCGACTGGACCGACTCGGCCCCCCCGGAGGTCGTGTTCATGAAGAACGCCCCCGAGCGCCTGCGTTCGCGCGGGGCGACATCCACATGGGACGCGCAGCTGGGACTGACCTATGCGACGTACGTCCGCAACGGGGCCGAGCACAGGATCTGGGTGGAGGACGAGCGGTCGCTCGCACTGAAGGCGGCCCTGGTGGACAAGTACTCCCTGGCCGGCCTGGCTGCATGGAGGCTGGGGTTCGAGACCCCGTCGGCCTGGCGGGCGGTCACGGGCGCGGCACCCCCATCAAGGCCGGCGGCGCAGGTCGCGCGGACCCCTGCTCCCACGCCTGTGCCCTCGCCTTCCCCGAGTCCCCCGACTCCCCTGCCGCTGCCACCCCTGCCGACGCTGGGCCCAGTCACGCGCGCAGCCGGTCCGGCACCGAAGGAGCAGGCGGACAGGACGGCCGTGACCGCCCTGGCGGCGGTATCGCTGCTTCTAGGGCTGGGGGCCGTCGGTCATTCCGCCCGCCGCCAGCGGCGCTCCCGACGTCGCGGCTGA
- a CDS encoding response regulator transcription factor, whose protein sequence is MKICTLYAADPDSVSGVARDLELLGLTTESATLTDGPPGSRVDLVCVSTGNDAAGALSFCQVLGKEETMRSVPLLLLVRLEHLRELFLREGAFDDFLVIPYQLAELDARLRHLLWRSSQGQQTDVLTFGPLTVNLATYQVHVEGRPVNLTYMEYELLKFLATHRARVFTRQALLSRVWGYDYFGGTRTVDVHVRRLRSKLGEHANVIQTVRNVGYKFAG, encoded by the coding sequence GTGAAGATCTGCACTCTCTACGCCGCCGACCCCGACTCCGTCAGCGGCGTCGCGCGAGACCTCGAGCTGCTAGGCCTGACCACCGAGAGCGCAACCCTGACCGATGGGCCGCCCGGCTCCCGGGTGGACCTGGTCTGCGTGTCCACCGGAAACGACGCCGCGGGTGCGCTTTCGTTCTGCCAGGTCCTCGGCAAAGAAGAGACGATGCGGTCGGTCCCGCTTCTTCTGCTCGTCCGGCTGGAGCATCTGCGGGAGCTGTTTTTGCGTGAGGGCGCCTTTGATGACTTTCTCGTGATCCCGTACCAGCTGGCCGAGCTGGACGCCCGCCTTCGTCACCTTCTGTGGAGGTCCAGCCAGGGACAGCAGACCGACGTCCTGACGTTCGGCCCCCTGACCGTCAACCTCGCGACCTACCAGGTGCACGTCGAGGGGCGCCCGGTGAACCTCACGTACATGGAGTACGAACTGCTCAAGTTCCTGGCCACCCACCGCGCAAGGGTGTTCACCAGGCAGGCGCTTTTGTCCCGGGTGTGGGGCTACGACTACTTCGGCGGGACGCGAACCGTCGATGTGCACGTCCGACGCTTGCGCTCGAAGCTGGGGGAGCACGCCAACGTGATCCAGACCGTCCGCAACGTCGGGTACAAGTTCGCGGGCTGA
- a CDS encoding glutamine synthetase family protein, with product MQGEGVIGVDEKQKAYVLRQVEERDVRFVRLWFTDVLGFLKSFSIPTEELEGAFEEGVGFDGSAIQGMARVQEADMIACPDPTTFQILPWRPESQGVARMYCDIASPDGTPFEGDPRWVLRRVLGKAREMGFTFYCGPEMEFFLFSNSEQPDPLDQGTYFDLTPQDIGSEFRRRAIHYSEQLGISVHTSHHEVASSQHEIDLRFADALTMADNIMTFRLVVKQVAQEHGIYATFMPKPIQGQWGSGMHTHLSLFEGDRNAFFDATDDYHLSKVAKSFTAGILTHAREMTAVTNQWVNSYKRLIPGYEAPVFVVWGRRNRSALVRVPMAKPHKEQSTRIEYRAPDPACNPYLYFAVVLAAGLKGIEENYELPPEAQDDIYSLAPEERRALGIKALPDTLEDALELMERSELMAEALGEHVFEWFLRNKRDEWEEYKAYVTPFELQRYLPML from the coding sequence GTGCAGGGTGAGGGGGTGATCGGCGTGGACGAAAAGCAGAAGGCCTATGTGCTCCGGCAGGTGGAGGAGCGCGACGTTCGCTTTGTCCGGCTGTGGTTTACCGACGTCCTGGGGTTCCTGAAGTCGTTCTCGATCCCCACCGAGGAGCTGGAGGGAGCCTTCGAGGAGGGGGTCGGCTTTGACGGCTCCGCCATCCAGGGGATGGCGCGGGTGCAGGAGGCCGACATGATCGCCTGTCCCGACCCCACTACGTTCCAGATTTTGCCCTGGCGCCCCGAGAGCCAGGGCGTGGCCAGGATGTACTGCGACATCGCCAGCCCCGACGGCACGCCGTTTGAAGGCGACCCCCGCTGGGTGCTGCGGCGGGTGCTGGGCAAGGCGCGGGAGATGGGTTTCACCTTCTACTGCGGTCCGGAGATGGAGTTCTTCCTGTTCTCCAACTCCGAGCAGCCCGACCCCCTGGACCAGGGGACCTACTTCGACCTGACCCCCCAGGACATCGGCTCGGAGTTTCGCCGCCGAGCGATCCACTACTCCGAGCAGCTGGGCATCTCAGTGCACACCTCGCACCACGAGGTGGCGTCTTCGCAGCACGAGATCGACCTGAGGTTCGCCGACGCGCTGACGATGGCCGACAACATCATGACCTTCCGTCTGGTGGTCAAGCAGGTGGCGCAGGAGCACGGGATCTACGCCACGTTCATGCCCAAGCCGATCCAGGGACAGTGGGGGTCGGGCATGCACACCCACCTGTCGCTGTTCGAGGGCGACCGCAACGCGTTCTTTGACGCCACCGACGACTACCACCTGTCGAAGGTGGCCAAGTCGTTTACCGCCGGAATTCTCACTCACGCGCGCGAGATGACCGCCGTCACCAACCAGTGGGTCAACTCCTACAAGCGCCTGATTCCGGGATACGAGGCACCCGTGTTCGTCGTCTGGGGACGGCGCAACCGCTCGGCTCTGGTTCGCGTCCCGATGGCCAAGCCGCACAAGGAGCAGTCCACGCGCATCGAGTACCGGGCCCCGGATCCTGCCTGCAACCCGTACCTGTACTTCGCTGTGGTCCTGGCGGCCGGGCTCAAGGGCATCGAGGAGAACTACGAGCTGCCCCCCGAAGCACAGGACGACATCTATTCGCTCGCCCCCGAGGAGCGCCGGGCGCTGGGGATCAAGGCCCTGCCCGACACGCTGGAGGACGCCCTGGAGCTGATGGAGCGTTCGGAGCTCATGGCCGAGGCCTTGGGGGAGCACGTCTTCGAGTGGTTTCTGCGAAACAAGCGCGACGAGTGGGAGGAGTACAAGGCCTACGTCACGCCCTTTGAGCTCCAGCGCTACCTGCCGATGCTGTGA
- a CDS encoding nuclear transport factor 2 family protein yields MGESAQVVKGLYDAFAKGDVPAVLGAFDPKIEWNEAEGFVYAEGNPYIGPQSVAEGVFGRIISDVDGFAVIPKQIIDAGDTVVVEGRYTGKVNATGAPVDAQFAHVWRLRGDKIVGFQQYTDTKQWTESFGT; encoded by the coding sequence ATGGGCGAATCTGCTCAGGTTGTGAAGGGCTTGTACGACGCGTTTGCCAAAGGCGACGTACCGGCTGTACTCGGGGCTTTCGATCCCAAGATCGAGTGGAATGAGGCCGAGGGCTTCGTGTATGCCGAGGGGAACCCCTACATCGGGCCCCAGTCTGTTGCTGAAGGCGTCTTCGGACGCATCATTTCTGACGTGGATGGCTTCGCGGTCATTCCTAAGCAGATCATCGACGCCGGCGACACCGTTGTCGTCGAAGGTCGCTACACGGGCAAGGTGAACGCGACGGGCGCCCCGGTGGACGCCCAGTTCGCCCACGTGTGGAGGCTGCGCGGCGACAAGATCGTCGGGTTCCAGCAGTACACCGACACCAAGCAGTGGACGGAGTCATTCGGGACCTGA
- a CDS encoding GNAT family N-acetyltransferase, translated as MTEIRFRPLARADFALLAVWLGAEHVTPWFDHTPTAPDEIEAKYGPRVDGTDATRVYVVELEGEPVGFVQWTPASQYGWWPAELGLEQDSVALDGLLGTPVVLGRGLGPRILSQFLAEAPGDFGGATRVIGETALGNQPMWRTMERVGFKCVHEGDLTRDGKTDRRVYVYERQR; from the coding sequence GTGACGGAGATCAGGTTCAGGCCGCTCGCTCGAGCGGACTTTGCGTTGCTGGCGGTCTGGCTGGGGGCCGAGCATGTGACCCCGTGGTTTGACCACACGCCCACCGCTCCCGACGAGATCGAGGCCAAGTACGGCCCCCGGGTCGATGGCACCGATGCCACCCGGGTCTACGTCGTCGAGCTCGAAGGCGAACCCGTGGGTTTCGTGCAGTGGACCCCAGCCTCTCAGTACGGATGGTGGCCGGCAGAGCTCGGTCTGGAGCAGGACTCGGTGGCGCTCGACGGCCTGCTCGGTACGCCGGTGGTCCTGGGACGCGGCCTGGGTCCGCGGATCCTGTCGCAGTTTCTGGCCGAGGCTCCCGGCGATTTCGGGGGTGCGACCAGGGTCATCGGCGAGACGGCCCTCGGCAACCAGCCGATGTGGCGCACGATGGAGCGAGTGGGTTTCAAGTGTGTCCACGAGGGCGACCTGACCCGGGACGGCAAGACGGACAGGCGCGTCTACGTCTACGAGCGCCAGCGGTGA
- a CDS encoding GNAT family N-acetyltransferase — MDGRLTPEVTSSPHRPEATIQLLADSPHLIAAVAEMRWKAWGDPSPPGENGLAGWIEITGAEAGKDQLPITWVAVDEHGAAVGAAALQSESDLRARPELRPSVVGVVVDCRHRRSGFGRLLLGAVEAWAGTNGVERLWVVTGGQAEAFYRRCGWHLVEEPVTTPTGVHVAGDVCVLTKST, encoded by the coding sequence GTGGATGGGCGGCTGACGCCGGAAGTGACCTCCTCGCCGCACCGGCCCGAGGCGACCATCCAGTTGCTGGCCGACAGCCCCCACTTGATCGCAGCTGTCGCCGAGATGAGGTGGAAGGCATGGGGCGACCCGTCTCCACCTGGGGAGAACGGCTTGGCCGGGTGGATCGAGATCACGGGTGCAGAGGCGGGGAAGGACCAGCTGCCCATCACCTGGGTCGCCGTCGATGAACACGGGGCGGCCGTTGGGGCAGCCGCTCTTCAGAGCGAGTCCGACCTCCGGGCTCGCCCGGAGCTCCGGCCATCCGTTGTAGGCGTCGTGGTCGATTGCAGGCACAGGCGGTCGGGATTCGGCCGCCTCCTGCTGGGCGCGGTCGAAGCTTGGGCGGGGACGAATGGCGTGGAGCGCCTCTGGGTGGTGACGGGCGGACAGGCCGAAGCCTTCTATCGCAGATGTGGGTGGCATTTGGTGGAGGAGCCGGTCACCACTCCAACTGGTGTCCATGTCGCCGGGGACGTATGTGTGCTGACCAAGTCGACGTGA
- a CDS encoding maleylpyruvate isomerase N-terminal domain-containing protein codes for MDKAGLQNSISEVHGAWQAVIDELGPQGLERPGATGDWRVRDVLAHFNCWERWQLVQLRCAFTGETPTDEELHGGLTFPPNDDMAEDAMNAMFYAANVDRPLDDVVADWREVSSMRADWVAAAPPPQLNAIIGQDWTGGTNRIFRLASEVPAVSGPEPVWARILDQVRHQEQHLEQVREWMGG; via the coding sequence ATGGACAAGGCCGGGCTGCAGAACTCGATTTCTGAAGTACACGGGGCGTGGCAAGCCGTGATCGACGAGCTCGGCCCCCAGGGGCTCGAGCGTCCCGGGGCGACGGGGGACTGGCGCGTGCGGGACGTCCTCGCGCACTTCAACTGCTGGGAGCGCTGGCAGCTCGTCCAGCTCCGCTGCGCGTTCACCGGCGAGACGCCCACCGACGAGGAGCTACACGGAGGGCTCACGTTCCCGCCGAACGACGACATGGCCGAAGACGCGATGAACGCCATGTTCTACGCCGCAAACGTGGACCGGCCACTGGACGATGTCGTGGCGGACTGGCGCGAGGTGTCGTCGATGCGGGCGGACTGGGTGGCCGCCGCGCCTCCGCCGCAGCTGAACGCGATCATCGGCCAGGACTGGACAGGCGGCACCAATCGGATCTTCCGCCTCGCCTCGGAGGTGCCGGCGGTCAGCGGCCCCGAGCCCGTGTGGGCACGGATCCTGGACCAGGTCCGCCACCAGGAACAACACCTGGAGCAGGTCCGGGAGTGGATGGGCGGCTGA
- a CDS encoding GNAT family N-acetyltransferase gives MSIEVKPLAPARVPDAEKVFSSGAATAGCYCMWFIIPVTQYHAGGRPENRQRFLQLVTDSPTPIGLLAYEGGEPIGWCATGPRSRYVRAVRVPSFKGRDPSEDDDVWLVPCFYVHSRMRRKGVSRALLEGAVELAGTHGASAIEGFPFEAGAKLTRESMVGVESVFASCGFEVVRRPSGARVVMRRQLGR, from the coding sequence GTGAGCATCGAGGTCAAGCCGCTGGCACCTGCTCGGGTCCCGGATGCGGAGAAGGTCTTCTCCAGCGGCGCCGCTACGGCCGGGTGCTACTGCATGTGGTTCATCATCCCGGTGACGCAGTACCACGCAGGCGGGCGTCCCGAGAACCGGCAGCGATTCCTGCAGCTCGTGACAGACAGTCCGACACCCATTGGCTTACTCGCGTACGAGGGGGGCGAGCCGATCGGATGGTGCGCGACTGGGCCCCGGTCCCGCTACGTCCGTGCCGTCCGGGTGCCTTCCTTCAAGGGGCGGGACCCCTCCGAGGACGACGACGTGTGGCTGGTTCCGTGTTTCTACGTCCACAGCCGGATGCGGCGCAAGGGAGTCAGCCGCGCGCTGCTGGAGGGGGCCGTGGAGCTCGCGGGTACCCACGGCGCGAGCGCGATCGAGGGGTTTCCGTTCGAGGCTGGGGCGAAGCTGACGCGGGAGTCGATGGTGGGGGTGGAGTCCGTCTTCGCGTCGTGTGGGTTCGAAGTAGTCCGCAGGCCGTCGGGCGCCCGGGTCGTCATGCGCCGGCAACTTGGGCGCTGA
- a CDS encoding 2'-5' RNA ligase family protein: MSIRNDDTTGRIGVCPECGFDWATPEDALASRLDTITAGFDRAISLVPEHELRERPQPNVWSPLEYAGHARDVLAWFEHRVRRVLDEDRPQLTSVGWSRATDERQYHLEAANQILAGLASAASSLRNLLGSLTSDQWQRVGVGTEGHDRDVVMLARRAVHEAQHHLHDVQRHRSVKTPWDDDPDPSTESHAEIGTENPWAPPMHRSAVVAIEVDFSASVEAAVVGLWSGLRDAGHPSPGGPGPPHVSLAAAIGLSSPDDAGGLRSAVQATLSLAPPSLSFGHVGAFPGEEKVVYLGPKRSPGLIEWHAQVWAAVERFLVDPIDYYRPGRWTPHCTMRSGPGKAVEDTIRWLERHVALPLLVPLGGVALRCYRDGRFEELWRIPISA; the protein is encoded by the coding sequence ATGAGCATCCGAAACGATGACACCACCGGACGCATCGGGGTTTGTCCCGAGTGTGGGTTTGACTGGGCCACCCCGGAGGACGCCCTGGCTTCGAGACTCGACACCATCACCGCGGGCTTCGATAGAGCGATCAGCCTCGTACCGGAACACGAGTTGCGTGAGAGGCCACAGCCGAATGTCTGGTCGCCGCTGGAGTACGCCGGCCATGCCCGCGACGTGCTGGCGTGGTTCGAGCATCGAGTCCGAAGGGTCCTGGACGAGGACCGGCCCCAGCTGACGTCCGTCGGCTGGTCAAGGGCCACGGACGAGCGGCAGTACCACCTAGAGGCCGCAAACCAGATCCTCGCCGGACTTGCCAGCGCCGCTTCGTCGCTGCGCAACCTGCTTGGCTCGCTGACTTCGGACCAGTGGCAACGCGTTGGGGTGGGGACCGAAGGCCATGACCGGGACGTAGTGATGCTCGCGAGGCGCGCGGTCCATGAGGCCCAACACCACCTCCACGACGTACAGAGACATCGATCCGTGAAGACGCCGTGGGACGACGACCCCGATCCGTCCACTGAATCCCACGCCGAGATCGGTACGGAGAACCCATGGGCCCCGCCCATGCACCGAAGCGCGGTGGTTGCCATTGAGGTCGACTTCTCGGCTTCGGTCGAGGCCGCCGTGGTCGGGCTTTGGTCGGGGCTGCGGGATGCGGGGCACCCGTCCCCGGGGGGACCAGGCCCCCCGCACGTCTCGCTTGCTGCTGCGATCGGCCTTTCGTCTCCCGACGACGCTGGCGGCCTCCGGTCGGCGGTTCAGGCCACGCTCTCATTAGCTCCCCCCTCCTTGTCGTTCGGTCATGTGGGCGCCTTTCCGGGTGAAGAGAAGGTCGTGTATCTGGGGCCGAAGAGATCCCCGGGCTTGATCGAGTGGCACGCGCAAGTTTGGGCGGCGGTCGAGAGGTTCCTGGTCGACCCGATCGATTACTACCGGCCCGGCAGATGGACTCCCCACTGCACGATGCGTTCAGGCCCCGGAAAGGCCGTGGAGGACACGATCAGGTGGCTGGAGCGCCACGTGGCTCTTCCCCTGCTGGTGCCGCTGGGAGGTGTGGCGCTGCGATGCTACCGGGACGGACGGTTCGAGGAACTGTGGCGCATCCCCATCTCCGCGTGA